The Sphingomicrobium sp. genome has a window encoding:
- a CDS encoding PBP1A family penicillin-binding protein, translating into MGLVKWAAYAALLGILGLVVAVAVATAYLPSYGQLTQRSDLGQMIRVRAANGQVLLSLGPSFGRWLRYDQIPPEMRAAMISTEDRRFRSHIGVDPLGIGRALGSAVTKGHRVRATSTITQQLARNIFLTNNRSFVRKIKEAILAIALERKFGKDQILELYLNRVYFGGGAYGIDAASRKFFGHGADRLSLGEAAIIAGLVKAPSNYSPTADLEAARSRSGVVLQTMVRNGFISADQAAAVDPADVKIQQTTNNNSVRYFTDWALPQLETLIDQTSDPIDVWTTLDPALQVAADKAIRANAPSGAQGALVSLDRDGAVRAMVGGKDYVASIYNRATQAERQPGSAFKLFVYLSALESGMKPTDTIADEPVTIDGWTPRNSTRTNLGPVTLREAFSRSINTISAKIGQQVGFGTIADMARRFGITTPISTYPSMVLGSSDVRLIEITRAFASVANKGTAVTPYGIRRVVTADGRLLYQHDSDEGRVLVAPWVAAEMTDLLQSAVLSGTGRAAQIGRPVAGKTGTTSSNKDGWFIGFSSGLTTGVWMGRDDAKPIGGLQGGTAPARAFHDFMTVAVAKRPVEQFETRVPLPDWQLTPEEQLFGDPGFDLNGVGAMVDENGLPIGGQPVGDPNYEPSQPMIRPDGTGDPSQQELDQAFPPQQPSQRLPQPQPRQPPPPGPAGRSPPPDQAQPGANPA; encoded by the coding sequence ATGGGTCTGGTCAAATGGGCGGCCTATGCGGCGTTGCTCGGGATCCTCGGCCTGGTCGTCGCCGTCGCGGTCGCGACCGCTTACCTGCCGAGCTACGGACAGCTGACGCAGCGTTCCGATCTTGGGCAGATGATCCGCGTCCGCGCAGCGAACGGCCAGGTGCTGCTGTCCCTAGGCCCGAGCTTCGGGCGCTGGCTCCGCTACGACCAGATCCCGCCGGAGATGCGGGCGGCGATGATCTCCACCGAGGACCGGCGTTTCCGCAGCCATATCGGCGTCGATCCGCTCGGGATCGGCCGCGCGCTCGGGTCGGCGGTCACCAAGGGCCATCGCGTCCGCGCGACTTCGACCATCACGCAGCAGCTGGCGCGGAACATCTTTCTGACCAACAACCGCAGCTTCGTCCGCAAGATCAAGGAAGCCATCCTGGCGATCGCGCTCGAGCGGAAGTTCGGCAAGGACCAAATCCTCGAACTCTATCTCAACCGCGTCTATTTCGGCGGCGGCGCCTACGGGATCGACGCGGCGTCGCGGAAGTTCTTCGGCCATGGCGCGGATCGCCTAAGCCTCGGCGAAGCAGCGATCATCGCGGGGCTCGTCAAGGCGCCGTCAAACTATTCGCCGACCGCCGATCTCGAGGCCGCCCGCTCGCGCTCTGGCGTCGTCCTGCAGACGATGGTCCGCAACGGCTTCATCAGCGCCGACCAGGCCGCCGCAGTCGATCCCGCGGACGTCAAGATCCAGCAGACCACGAACAACAATAGCGTTCGCTACTTTACCGACTGGGCGCTGCCGCAGCTCGAGACATTGATCGATCAGACCAGCGACCCGATCGACGTCTGGACGACACTCGATCCTGCGCTTCAAGTCGCCGCCGACAAAGCAATCCGTGCGAATGCACCGAGCGGCGCGCAGGGCGCGCTCGTGTCGCTCGACCGCGACGGCGCTGTCCGGGCGATGGTCGGCGGCAAGGATTATGTCGCCTCCATCTACAATCGGGCGACCCAGGCGGAGCGGCAACCAGGATCGGCCTTCAAGCTGTTCGTCTATTTGTCAGCGCTCGAATCGGGCATGAAACCGACCGACACCATCGCCGACGAGCCGGTGACGATCGACGGCTGGACGCCGCGCAACTCGACCCGGACCAACCTCGGCCCGGTGACGCTGCGCGAAGCCTTCTCGCGGTCGATCAACACGATCAGCGCCAAGATCGGCCAGCAGGTCGGCTTCGGCACCATCGCCGATATGGCGCGCCGGTTCGGCATCACCACCCCGATCTCGACCTACCCGTCGATGGTGCTCGGATCGAGCGACGTCCGGCTGATCGAAATAACCCGGGCCTTCGCGTCCGTTGCAAACAAGGGTACGGCGGTGACGCCCTACGGCATCCGCAGGGTCGTCACGGCGGACGGGCGCCTGCTCTACCAGCATGATTCGGACGAGGGCCGGGTGCTCGTGGCGCCTTGGGTGGCGGCGGAAATGACCGACCTTCTGCAGTCGGCGGTCCTCTCCGGAACCGGACGTGCAGCGCAGATCGGCCGGCCCGTCGCCGGCAAGACCGGCACCACCTCCTCGAACAAGGACGGCTGGTTCATCGGCTTCTCGAGCGGGCTGACGACCGGCGTGTGGATGGGACGCGACGATGCGAAGCCGATCGGCGGCCTCCAGGGAGGTACGGCGCCGGCGCGCGCATTCCACGATTTCATGACCGTCGCCGTCGCCAAGCGGCCGGTCGAGCAGTTCGAAACGCGCGTCCCGCTGCCGGACTGGCAGCTGACGCCCGAGGAGCAGCTGTTCGGTGACCCAGGATTTGACCTTAACGGCGTTGGCGCGATGGTGGACGAGAACGGCTTGCCGATCGGTGGGCAGCCGGTCGGCGACCCGAATTACGAGCCGAGCCAACCGATGATCCGCCCGGACGGCACCGGCGACCCGAGCCAGCAGGAGCTCGACCAGGCCTTCCCGCCGCAGCAGCCGTCTCAGCGTCTACCTCAACCCCAGCCGCGGCAGCCTCCGCCGCCGGGGCCGGCCGGGCGCTCACCCCCGCCCGATCAGGCGCAGCCGGGGGCCAATCCGGCGTAG
- a CDS encoding YgjP-like metallopeptidase domain-containing protein, translating into MPANSNIMWSTGRSEADLESALPAPIDIRRVKGARRLRLRFDEASGTLKLTCPWRHSRRSALAWALDQRAWIDMQMARALPGEPFAPGRSIPLEGREVAIVWREDWPRTPRLAGNELHCGGPETSLASRIEAFLKRRARILMSDDIAEFALKAGVRPSSVTVGDAATRWGSCSSQRRIRMSWRLIFAPPEVRRYVAAHEVAHLVHMNHGPEFKTLEARLFGQGVAAAKSELRRIGPRLRLIGRG; encoded by the coding sequence ATGCCGGCGAACTCGAATATCATGTGGTCGACCGGCCGCTCTGAAGCCGACCTGGAATCGGCACTTCCGGCACCGATCGACATCAGGCGCGTGAAAGGGGCGCGGCGGTTGCGGCTGCGCTTTGACGAAGCCTCCGGCACGCTGAAGCTGACCTGCCCGTGGCGCCACAGCCGCCGGTCCGCGCTCGCCTGGGCGCTCGACCAGCGCGCATGGATCGACATGCAAATGGCGCGCGCCTTGCCGGGCGAACCCTTCGCACCCGGGCGCTCGATCCCGCTCGAGGGCCGTGAGGTCGCGATTGTCTGGCGCGAGGACTGGCCGCGGACGCCGCGCCTTGCCGGAAACGAGCTCCATTGCGGCGGGCCTGAAACCAGCCTCGCCTCGCGTATAGAGGCATTCCTGAAGCGGCGGGCGCGAATATTGATGTCGGACGACATTGCCGAATTCGCTCTCAAGGCGGGCGTTCGGCCGAGCTCCGTGACGGTTGGAGACGCGGCGACGCGCTGGGGGAGCTGCTCGTCGCAACGGCGGATCCGGATGAGCTGGCGCCTGATCTTCGCCCCGCCGGAGGTGCGACGCTACGTCGCCGCGCACGAGGTCGCACACCTTGTGCACATGAATCACGGCCCTGAGTTCAAGACCCTGGAAGCGCGGCTGTTCGGCCAAGGCGTCGCCGCCGCCAAGTCGGAGCTACGCCGGATTGGCCCCCGGCTGCGCCTGATCGGGCGGGGGTGA
- a CDS encoding YcgN family cysteine cluster protein: protein MNARQPFWEKPLTSLDRGEWEALCDSCGRCCVHKLEDEETGILYATNVACKLLDRRNGRCLDYKHRMKRVTDCVKLDRSNLGKLEWLPETCAYRLRAEDKPLPEWHYLISGSSETVHEAGQSTRGWTVSEEDAGELEYHVVDRPL, encoded by the coding sequence ATGAACGCCCGTCAGCCATTCTGGGAAAAGCCGCTTACGAGCCTCGACCGCGGCGAGTGGGAGGCGTTGTGCGATAGCTGCGGCCGCTGCTGTGTCCACAAGCTGGAGGATGAAGAGACGGGAATCCTCTACGCGACCAATGTCGCGTGCAAGCTGCTCGACCGGCGGAATGGCCGCTGCCTGGACTACAAGCACCGGATGAAGCGGGTCACCGACTGCGTGAAGCTCGACCGGAGCAACCTCGGTAAGCTCGAGTGGCTTCCCGAAACCTGCGCCTACCGGCTGCGGGCCGAAGACAAGCCGCTGCCGGAATGGCACTATCTGATCTCCGGCAGCAGCGAGACCGTGCACGAGGCCGGCCAGTCGACACGCGGATGGACGGTCAGCGAGGAAGATGCCGGCGAACTCGAATATCATGTGGTCGACCGGCCGCTCTGA
- a CDS encoding MmcB family DNA repair protein — protein MASQPESLCFTDAPPVAGEVARGVTRLFCRQDLFAICEVPLPNGRRADLMAIDAKGGLTIVEIKVAKSDLLGDSKWTDYLEYCDRFFWAVPPHLAPLLDEERFLPGDAGLIVADRYDAAVVRAAAHRPLAPARRKAELLRFARRAARRLSAQIDPSLGDFS, from the coding sequence ATGGCCAGCCAGCCCGAGTCTCTTTGCTTCACCGATGCGCCGCCGGTCGCCGGTGAGGTCGCGCGCGGCGTCACCCGGCTGTTCTGCCGCCAGGACCTGTTCGCCATCTGCGAAGTCCCGCTGCCGAACGGCCGCCGCGCCGACCTGATGGCAATCGATGCAAAGGGCGGACTGACGATCGTCGAGATCAAGGTCGCCAAGTCCGACCTGCTCGGTGACAGCAAGTGGACGGACTATCTCGAATATTGCGACCGCTTCTTCTGGGCGGTGCCGCCGCACCTGGCGCCGCTTCTCGATGAAGAAAGGTTCCTTCCCGGCGATGCCGGGCTGATCGTCGCCGACCGTTATGATGCGGCCGTGGTTCGCGCTGCCGCTCACCGCCCGCTGGCGCCCGCGCGGCGAAAGGCGGAATTGCTCCGCTTCGCCCGTCGCGCCGCTCGCCGCTTATCGGCGCAGATCGACCCATCGCTGGGCGATTTCAGCTAA
- a CDS encoding cell wall hydrolase, translated as MVSVANATLGKVPVQQLLDPNGQPQLAQPPAPQEAVVEPEAADEPQVDRKQTLASMVEDLRSSEAGSREIECLATGIYFESKSEPLAGQLAVGQVIANRAESGGRFPSSYCGVLFQRGQFSFVHGKTLPKVPRASRQWQTAVAIAKIVDQDLKDSEVGNALFFHARYVSPGWRLKRVASIGNHIFFR; from the coding sequence TTGGTCTCGGTTGCTAACGCGACCCTTGGCAAGGTTCCGGTGCAGCAATTGCTCGATCCCAACGGCCAACCGCAGCTTGCCCAGCCTCCCGCTCCGCAGGAAGCAGTGGTTGAGCCTGAAGCCGCCGACGAGCCGCAGGTCGATCGCAAGCAGACACTCGCCTCGATGGTTGAAGATCTGCGCAGCTCCGAAGCGGGCAGCCGCGAGATCGAATGCCTTGCGACCGGCATCTATTTCGAATCCAAGAGCGAACCGCTCGCCGGCCAGCTCGCCGTCGGTCAGGTGATCGCCAATCGCGCCGAAAGCGGCGGGCGCTTCCCGTCGAGCTATTGCGGCGTGCTGTTCCAGCGCGGGCAATTCTCGTTCGTGCACGGCAAGACGTTGCCGAAGGTGCCGCGGGCGAGCCGCCAGTGGCAGACCGCCGTCGCGATCGCGAAGATCGTCGACCAGGACCTCAAGGATTCGGAAGTCGGCAACGCTCTGTTCTTCCACGCGCGCTACGTGTCGCCGGGTTGGCGCCTGAAGCGCGTCGCGTCGATCGGCAACCACATCTTCTTCCGCTAA